A genome region from Lactobacillus sp. ESL0791 includes the following:
- the yihA gene encoding ribosome biogenesis GTP-binding protein YihA/YsxC, with the protein MIIKDSAYALSAVQAKQYPDDNLPEIALAGRSNVGKSSLINCLLGRKNLARTSSQPGKTQTLNFYLVNQSFYLVDVPGYGYAKVSRTQRAKFGEMIQNYLETRANLTGLIILIDARREPTKDDIAMYKYAQYLNLPLLLVCTKIDKLKKSQRSAVITKLKKTIDVNHENVTVLTFSSTTKEHVQELGDWIEQRLS; encoded by the coding sequence ATGATCATTAAGGATAGTGCGTATGCACTAAGCGCTGTTCAGGCAAAGCAGTATCCTGATGATAATTTACCTGAAATTGCTTTAGCTGGCCGGTCTAATGTTGGCAAGTCCAGCTTAATTAACTGCCTTTTAGGTCGTAAAAATTTAGCACGGACATCATCACAACCAGGCAAGACGCAAACGTTAAATTTTTATTTGGTGAACCAGAGTTTTTATCTGGTTGATGTGCCAGGTTACGGCTATGCCAAGGTTTCACGGACACAGCGGGCAAAATTTGGTGAGATGATTCAAAACTATCTGGAAACACGAGCAAACTTAACCGGGCTGATCATTCTGATTGATGCCCGCCGCGAACCGACTAAAGATGATATTGCGATGTATAAGTATGCCCAATATCTTAATTTGCCGCTTTTACTTGTTTGTACCAAAATTGATAAACTCAAGAAAAGCCAGCGTTCCGCGGTAATAACAAAACTTAAAAAAACGATCGATGTTAATCATGAAAACGTCACCGTCTTAACTTTTAGCTCAACCACTAAAGAGCATGTGCAGGAGCTCGGTGACTGGATCGAGCAGCGGCTTAGCTGA
- a CDS encoding SPJ_0845 family protein: protein MGLTFTKQDNLEKLFDKFAVVPDKKKKSAAKKNKTEDKK from the coding sequence ATGGGATTAACTTTTACTAAACAGGACAACCTTGAAAAATTATTCGATAAATTTGCGGTTGTCCCAGATAAAAAGAAAAAGTCAGCAGCCAAGAAAAACAAGACTGAAGATAAAAAATAA
- the coaBC gene encoding bifunctional phosphopantothenoylcysteine decarboxylase/phosphopantothenate--cysteine ligase CoaBC, with translation MRITVYLTGGIACYKAVQLVTELEKRGHQVRAVMTKNAERFVAATTLAALTKYAVLDDLWAKENKAAVPHVHLARWTDLAIIIPATANFIAKMALGIADDAASTTLLATAACKLVVPAMNDQMWQSPATQRNLLLLRKDGVKVMEPATGMLAEGYSAKGRMPEIPDVLTWIDAELNDTKYLQGKKIIVTAGGTAEPIDPVRFIGNRSSGKMGIAIAEVAANCGAQVTLIYANVTAALPDNSSVKLIHTATAREMLQAVEETFPGSDALIMAAAVADWQAKNVAASKLKKTRQQDTLNLSLVKTPDILQTMAHKKKDGQVVVGFAAETNDLLDNAEKKLAEKGADYIVANDVSQNVFGSEQDQVVIINKKGELDMLPRMSKKEIAADLLEIVANRLG, from the coding sequence ATGAGAATCACCGTATATTTGACGGGCGGAATTGCGTGCTATAAGGCAGTTCAATTAGTAACAGAATTAGAAAAAAGGGGCCATCAAGTTCGCGCAGTAATGACGAAGAATGCCGAAAGGTTTGTTGCTGCAACCACTTTGGCTGCACTTACGAAATATGCGGTGCTGGACGATTTGTGGGCAAAAGAAAACAAGGCAGCCGTTCCCCATGTACATCTGGCACGCTGGACAGATTTAGCAATTATTATTCCCGCTACCGCCAATTTTATTGCAAAAATGGCGTTGGGGATTGCTGATGATGCTGCAAGTACAACACTTTTGGCAACGGCTGCTTGTAAACTGGTTGTGCCTGCAATGAATGATCAAATGTGGCAGAGTCCAGCCACACAGCGTAATCTGCTGCTTTTGCGTAAAGATGGTGTGAAAGTAATGGAGCCAGCAACCGGAATGCTTGCAGAAGGCTATTCTGCCAAAGGTAGAATGCCTGAAATTCCGGATGTTTTGACTTGGATTGACGCCGAACTTAATGATACTAAATATTTACAGGGTAAAAAAATAATTGTGACTGCTGGCGGTACCGCTGAGCCTATTGATCCCGTTCGTTTTATCGGTAACCGCTCAAGCGGTAAAATGGGGATTGCGATTGCCGAAGTAGCCGCAAATTGTGGCGCACAGGTAACTTTGATTTATGCAAATGTGACTGCTGCTTTACCTGATAATTCATCAGTCAAACTTATTCACACGGCAACCGCGCGTGAAATGCTTCAGGCGGTTGAAGAAACTTTTCCCGGTAGTGATGCTTTAATTATGGCGGCAGCAGTTGCTGACTGGCAGGCGAAAAATGTGGCTGCTAGTAAACTGAAGAAGACGCGGCAACAAGATACATTGAATTTGTCTCTTGTTAAAACGCCGGATATTTTACAGACAATGGCACACAAGAAAAAAGATGGACAAGTTGTGGTCGGCTTTGCTGCTGAAACGAATGATTTACTTGACAATGCAGAAAAGAAGTTAGCTGAAAAAGGTGCGGATTATATTGTTGCTAATGATGTTTCGCAAAATGTTTTTGGCAGCGAGCAAGATCAAGTAGTCATCATCAATAAGAAGGGGGAGCTAGATATGCTGCCGCGGATGAGCAAAAAAGAAATTGCTGCCGACTTGCTTGAAATTGTTGCCAATAGATTAGGTTGA
- the uvrC gene encoding excinuclease ABC subunit UvrC has protein sequence MANELIENKLKLLPAKPGCYLMKDVNGTVIYVGKSKNLKSRVRSYFKSKQVGRRAELVEEICDYDIITVSTDKEAFLLEVTLIKKYQPYYNVQLKQGTGYPYIEITNERDPQTKLTSIVRKDNGYYFGPYPNVYAAQATLKFIQKVFPLRRCHGKQGRPCLYYHMGQCLGACFKTVPESEYDAQIKKIKSFLNGDIAQVKQDLTQKMEQAAAGLEFERAAEIRDQLNYIEETVEKQKIISNDNTQRDIFNFYVDRSWISIQIFFLRQAKLLRRETRMYPLTDTGDPEDTFASFIVQFYGQRNRVLPKEVLVPGGIDNEALAEVLKVPVRTPQRGQKRSLLKMAKENAKLKLDDKFRLLELGNRKTKGAQKEIFSSLGLPYGHIIESFDHSHIQGADPVSALVVFKDGEPDKTAYRKYKLKGEVEHQNGGDEVRNTREVVRRRYGRLLREHKKMPDLILMDGGQIQVDACEDVLRNELNLNIPVAGMVKDDKHRTNHLLFGDPINGVPLKLIPLNPKSQGFYLMTRIQDEVHRFAITFHRRTHAKNALSSKLDAINGIGPKSRNKLLRKFGSLKKIKNASVDELQKAGLTLPQAQTVKLTL, from the coding sequence TTGGCAAACGAGTTAATTGAAAATAAACTTAAACTTTTACCGGCTAAACCAGGCTGTTACTTGATGAAAGATGTTAACGGTACGGTTATCTACGTTGGCAAGTCGAAAAATCTCAAAAGTCGGGTGCGCTCTTACTTTAAAAGCAAACAGGTCGGACGCCGGGCAGAACTGGTTGAAGAAATTTGTGATTATGATATTATCACGGTTTCAACCGATAAGGAGGCCTTTTTACTTGAAGTAACGCTGATTAAAAAATATCAGCCTTATTACAACGTTCAGCTGAAGCAGGGAACCGGGTATCCTTACATTGAGATTACTAACGAGCGTGATCCGCAGACTAAGCTAACAAGCATTGTGCGCAAGGATAACGGCTATTATTTTGGTCCCTATCCAAATGTTTATGCGGCGCAGGCAACTTTGAAGTTTATTCAAAAGGTTTTTCCGTTACGGCGCTGTCATGGTAAGCAGGGGCGGCCGTGTCTTTATTATCATATGGGTCAATGCCTTGGAGCTTGCTTTAAAACTGTTCCTGAAAGTGAATATGATGCGCAAATAAAGAAGATCAAAAGCTTTTTAAATGGCGATATTGCCCAAGTGAAACAAGACTTAACCCAGAAAATGGAACAAGCAGCTGCCGGGCTTGAATTTGAACGGGCAGCAGAAATTCGCGATCAACTGAATTATATTGAAGAAACCGTTGAGAAGCAGAAAATCATTTCAAATGATAATACGCAGCGGGATATTTTTAATTTTTATGTTGACCGTTCCTGGATTTCCATTCAAATTTTCTTTTTACGGCAAGCAAAATTGCTGCGGCGGGAAACGCGGATGTATCCTTTGACAGATACGGGGGATCCAGAAGATACTTTTGCCTCTTTTATCGTTCAGTTTTACGGTCAACGCAACCGCGTTTTACCCAAAGAAGTTCTGGTTCCTGGGGGAATTGATAATGAAGCATTGGCGGAAGTTCTTAAAGTTCCTGTTAGGACCCCGCAGCGGGGGCAGAAACGATCCCTACTTAAGATGGCGAAAGAAAATGCAAAATTAAAGCTGGATGATAAGTTTCGCTTGTTGGAATTAGGCAACCGCAAAACCAAGGGAGCACAAAAAGAAATTTTTTCTTCCCTTGGTTTGCCTTACGGCCACATCATTGAAAGCTTTGACCATTCGCACATTCAGGGGGCCGATCCCGTGTCGGCACTGGTGGTTTTTAAAGATGGCGAGCCGGATAAAACAGCTTACCGAAAATACAAGCTGAAAGGCGAGGTGGAACACCAGAACGGCGGCGACGAGGTGCGCAATACCCGCGAAGTTGTTCGGCGGCGTTACGGCCGTTTGCTGCGTGAGCATAAAAAGATGCCGGATCTGATTTTAATGGATGGTGGGCAAATCCAGGTTGATGCTTGTGAGGACGTTCTGCGTAATGAATTAAATTTAAACATTCCGGTTGCGGGAATGGTGAAGGATGACAAGCATCGCACCAACCACCTGCTGTTTGGTGATCCGATTAACGGTGTGCCATTGAAATTGATCCCGCTGAATCCCAAGTCGCAGGGCTTTTACCTGATGACACGGATTCAGGATGAGGTGCACCGCTTTGCAATTACTTTTCACCGGCGTACACATGCCAAAAATGCGCTGTCGAGCAAGTTAGATGCAATTAACGGAATCGGGCCAAAGAGCCGTAATAAACTGCTGCGGAAGTTTGGTTCCCTTAAAAAAATCAAGAATGCGTCAGTAGATGAACTGCAGAAAGCCGGATTAACATTGCCGCAGGCACAAACGGTCAAGTTAACTTTATAA
- the obgE gene encoding GTPase ObgE — protein MPTFVDQTKIEVQAGKGGDGMVAFRHEKYVPNGGPAGGDGGRGGSIIFVADSGLRTLMDFRYRRKFKAEPGENGRIKSQYGRAAKDLYLRVPVGTTVYDFDTNEEIGDLVKNKQELVVARGGRGGRGNIHFATSVNTAPEIAENGEPGEDRVLRLELKMLADVGLVGFPSVGKSTLLSVVTKAKPKIAAYSFTTLTPNLGMVILPDGRDFSMADLPGLIKGASRGVGLGIQFLRHVERTKVLLHLVSMDPSNGRLAISDYQTIRKELLAYDPHLAEKRELIVPTQMDLPGAEEKLTQFKQDLKAKGINEAIYPISSIAHAGVDKLMQETATLVDQVEADQEKVKPQVEAATKEYRYAAPKKNEFTVEKIGEHEFEIKGESLERLVEMTNIEHHDGIMRLARKLKNLGVDDALRAKGAVDGDDVYIGNFNFEFVQ, from the coding sequence ATGCCTACTTTTGTTGATCAAACCAAAATTGAAGTTCAAGCTGGCAAGGGCGGAGATGGCATGGTTGCTTTCCGTCACGAAAAATATGTTCCTAACGGTGGTCCGGCTGGCGGTGATGGCGGCCGCGGTGGCAGCATTATTTTTGTTGCCGACAGCGGCTTGCGGACGTTGATGGATTTCCGTTACCGGCGCAAATTTAAGGCTGAACCTGGAGAAAACGGCCGGATTAAGTCACAATATGGCCGCGCCGCTAAGGATCTTTACTTGCGGGTTCCGGTTGGTACAACTGTTTATGATTTTGATACTAATGAAGAAATTGGTGATTTAGTCAAAAATAAACAAGAATTAGTTGTTGCTCGTGGTGGTCGCGGCGGTCGCGGAAATATCCATTTTGCCACTAGTGTGAACACGGCACCCGAGATTGCTGAAAATGGTGAACCGGGTGAGGATCGGGTTTTACGCTTGGAGTTAAAGATGCTGGCAGATGTGGGACTTGTTGGTTTTCCATCCGTTGGAAAATCGACGCTTCTTTCTGTTGTTACTAAGGCCAAACCCAAAATTGCTGCCTATTCGTTTACGACATTGACCCCTAATTTGGGCATGGTAATTTTACCCGATGGCCGTGACTTTTCAATGGCTGACTTACCCGGTTTGATTAAGGGCGCAAGTAGAGGTGTTGGTCTGGGAATTCAGTTTTTACGGCACGTCGAACGAACTAAGGTGCTGTTGCACCTTGTTTCAATGGATCCAAGTAATGGTCGCTTGGCGATTTCTGATTACCAGACAATCAGAAAAGAGCTTTTAGCCTACGATCCGCATTTAGCTGAAAAACGGGAGTTAATTGTTCCTACCCAAATGGATTTACCAGGGGCTGAGGAAAAATTAACACAGTTTAAACAAGACTTAAAGGCTAAGGGAATTAACGAAGCAATCTATCCTATTTCTAGTATTGCTCATGCTGGGGTTGACAAATTAATGCAGGAAACTGCTACCCTGGTTGACCAGGTAGAAGCTGATCAGGAAAAGGTTAAGCCGCAAGTTGAAGCAGCCACAAAAGAGTACCGGTATGCAGCACCAAAGAAAAATGAATTTACAGTTGAAAAAATCGGCGAACATGAATTCGAAATTAAGGGAGAAAGTTTAGAGCGCTTGGTCGAAATGACTAACATTGAACATCATGACGGGATTATGCGCCTGGCTAGAAAACTCAAAAACTTGGGTGTTGACGACGCTCTGCGCGCCAAAGGTGCCGTTGATGGTGATGATGTTTATATTGGCAACTTTAATTTTGAATTTGTACAGTAG
- a CDS encoding acyltransferase family protein, protein MKKNRFITGYSGLRALAVIGVILYHLDPNTFVGGYLGVAIFFVLSGYLVTDHMLRAYDESGEYDIKHFYLSRVKKLYPQLIAVLWLSAAYIVLFQRNLLVKLNQIVLANLLNVYNFWQILNGQSYFERFASNESPFIHLWTMSIEGQFYIIWPLVIFLMAKFVKKKKAIFGVLVTCSLISALEMAFLYKNGVDINRIYYGTDTRFFALGIGAALAVVWPVENLQEKFRSLNAFLLDVAGLFAFVGIAVLTFSKRMDPQAAFAYCGGMLLFVLLVTLLVGIIAHPASHWNRLLTNPLFNWIGSRSYGIYLYQFPVMIFFEDKLRDLADHVWLYRIIELIIILIISELSYRLIERPFGKISWVKTKNYFRQLFDRQQKNYLKWLQMLVVVAISLVGSAGILISPTVKAENFNKSQLAKRIIANRKEQVKDNQALIAKLKKEKQKTTKKAKIIKEAKKNAQKHPVNESFVGYGISQLDLQLAQKVHLTAVGDSVMAGSSNDLKILLPHALIDAAVSRQLNVAFNLLNVYQKQNALAANVLIGLGTNGPFSMADLNQLMNQLGKKRHVFWINVRVPTREWQGQVNDILAQAAKKYPNLTVIDWYGYSQAHQAWFYQDQTHPTPVGSKYYSAFVVKKIVEHAKF, encoded by the coding sequence ATGAAAAAGAATCGATTTATTACAGGATATTCTGGTCTTAGAGCACTAGCAGTGATTGGGGTTATTTTATATCACCTGGATCCGAACACTTTTGTTGGCGGTTATCTTGGAGTGGCGATTTTTTTTGTTTTGTCTGGATATTTGGTCACCGATCATATGCTGCGTGCTTATGATGAAAGCGGTGAGTATGATATTAAACACTTTTATCTGAGCAGGGTTAAAAAGCTGTATCCGCAGCTGATTGCGGTTTTATGGCTGTCTGCGGCCTATATCGTCTTATTTCAGCGGAATTTATTGGTCAAATTAAATCAGATTGTGCTTGCTAACTTGCTTAATGTTTATAATTTTTGGCAAATTTTAAATGGGCAAAGTTATTTTGAACGCTTTGCCAGTAATGAGTCGCCCTTTATCCATTTATGGACAATGTCGATTGAGGGGCAGTTTTATATTATTTGGCCGTTAGTGATTTTTTTGATGGCCAAATTTGTTAAGAAAAAGAAGGCCATTTTTGGTGTTTTAGTTACCTGTTCACTTATTTCGGCCTTAGAAATGGCCTTTTTATATAAAAATGGTGTAGATATCAACCGAATTTATTATGGTACCGACACCCGTTTTTTTGCTTTGGGTATCGGTGCGGCGTTGGCGGTTGTCTGGCCGGTTGAGAATTTACAGGAAAAATTTCGTAGCCTGAATGCTTTTCTTTTAGATGTAGCTGGCTTATTTGCTTTTGTCGGCATTGCCGTATTGACTTTTAGTAAGCGCATGGATCCCCAGGCAGCTTTTGCTTATTGTGGGGGCATGCTTCTTTTTGTACTTCTGGTTACTCTGTTAGTTGGGATAATTGCTCATCCAGCAAGTCATTGGAACCGGCTTTTAACTAATCCGCTGTTTAACTGGATTGGTTCAAGAAGTTATGGCATTTACCTCTATCAGTTTCCTGTAATGATTTTTTTTGAAGATAAGCTGAGGGATCTTGCGGATCACGTCTGGTTGTACCGTATCATTGAGCTAATAATTATTTTAATAATCAGCGAATTGTCCTACCGTTTGATTGAGCGGCCATTTGGTAAAATCAGCTGGGTAAAAACAAAGAATTACTTTAGGCAATTATTTGATCGTCAACAAAAAAATTATTTAAAATGGTTGCAAATGCTTGTTGTTGTTGCAATTTCGTTAGTTGGTAGTGCTGGCATCCTCATCTCGCCGACCGTAAAAGCAGAAAATTTTAATAAATCGCAGCTTGCCAAGCGCATTATTGCCAATCGCAAGGAGCAGGTGAAAGATAATCAAGCCTTGATTGCTAAATTAAAAAAAGAAAAGCAAAAGACAACGAAAAAGGCTAAAATAATTAAAGAAGCAAAGAAAAATGCACAAAAGCATCCGGTGAACGAATCATTTGTGGGCTATGGCATTTCGCAGCTGGATTTGCAGCTGGCACAAAAAGTCCACCTTACTGCTGTGGGCGATTCTGTGATGGCGGGCTCAAGTAATGATCTAAAAATATTGTTGCCGCATGCATTAATTGATGCGGCGGTTTCGCGGCAACTAAATGTGGCCTTTAATTTGTTAAATGTTTATCAGAAACAAAATGCATTGGCCGCTAATGTGTTAATTGGTTTGGGCACCAATGGACCGTTTTCAATGGCCGACCTCAATCAGCTGATGAACCAACTCGGCAAAAAACGGCATGTGTTTTGGATTAACGTTCGCGTTCCTACTAGGGAATGGCAGGGTCAAGTGAATGATATTTTGGCACAGGCAGCAAAAAAATATCCTAATTTGACAGTAATTGATTGGTACGGGTATTCGCAGGCTCATCAGGCATGGTTTTATCAGGATCAAACTCACCCGACGCCAGTTGGTTCCAAATATTATAGTGCTTTTGTCGTGAAAAAAATTGTTGAGCACGCAAAGTTTTAG
- the rnz gene encoding ribonuclease Z yields MELQFLGTGAGQPSKKRNVSSIALKLLDEMNEIWLFDVGEATQHQILRTNIHLRKISKIFISHNHGDHIFGLPGLLATRSFQGEVGPLTIYGPRGIDQFVKTALHVSQTKISYPIKFVNLTDADRLIYQGKGFRVYTEKLDHRVPSFGYRVVEDSHQGELLMDKLAQYHVPNGPLLGKLKAGEQIALADGTILNGQDFLGAKKPGRIVTIIYDTRKTPAIARLAANADVLVHESTFAGNEAKLAHDYYHSTAVEAARVARDNGVKQLCLTHISARYLGVKAKSLERQAQKVFPNTKLINDFDQIIVPMKGEENE; encoded by the coding sequence ATGGAATTACAATTTTTAGGTACAGGCGCGGGACAGCCGTCGAAAAAGAGGAATGTATCAAGTATTGCGTTGAAATTACTCGACGAGATGAATGAAATTTGGCTATTTGATGTTGGTGAGGCAACCCAGCACCAAATTTTGCGAACCAATATTCATCTGCGCAAAATAAGTAAAATTTTTATTTCGCATAATCACGGCGACCATATTTTTGGTTTACCCGGTTTGTTAGCAACGCGCTCCTTTCAGGGCGAGGTCGGGCCCCTGACGATTTATGGTCCCCGCGGCATTGACCAATTTGTTAAAACTGCTCTGCACGTTTCTCAGACGAAAATTTCTTATCCCATTAAATTTGTCAATTTAACAGATGCTGACAGGCTAATCTATCAGGGAAAGGGCTTTAGGGTTTATACAGAAAAATTAGACCACCGGGTTCCCAGTTTTGGTTACCGGGTAGTTGAAGATTCACACCAGGGTGAATTATTAATGGATAAATTAGCGCAATATCATGTGCCAAATGGTCCATTACTTGGTAAACTTAAGGCGGGAGAACAAATTGCCTTAGCCGATGGCACCATTTTAAACGGGCAGGACTTTTTGGGTGCGAAAAAACCGGGGAGAATTGTGACCATTATTTACGACACAAGAAAGACGCCCGCAATTGCTAGATTGGCTGCAAATGCCGATGTTTTAGTTCATGAATCGACTTTTGCGGGCAATGAAGCCAAACTTGCTCATGATTATTATCATTCGACGGCGGTTGAAGCTGCGCGCGTTGCGCGCGATAATGGGGTTAAGCAGTTATGTTTGACGCACATTTCGGCAAGGTATTTGGGTGTCAAAGCCAAAAGCCTAGAGAGGCAGGCACAAAAAGTTTTTCCGAATACAAAGTTAATTAATGATTTTGATCAAATAATAGTTCCCATGAAAGGTGAGGAAAATGAGTGA
- a CDS encoding SDR family oxidoreductase: MSDSLRNKVVVITGASSGIGRSIALESAGRGATVILLARSKDKLDKIAAEAQELSGASAYAFATDMGESDQIDATFKEIVKVANHIDYLVNSAGFGKFANFVEMDRREVTSMFQVNVLGLMYFTRLIGRVMMEQKTGQIINIGSIAGKIPTTKSAAYSASKAAVIQFSNVLRLELKPFGVKVMTVNPGPVYTNFFNIADETGNYAKNVSEFMLDPDDVAWQIAHYFGSNKRELDLPLSLAVLAKLYNLFPKIGDWCSWKFASRK; this comes from the coding sequence ATGAGTGATTCATTGAGAAATAAGGTTGTTGTTATCACTGGAGCATCGAGTGGAATTGGCCGATCCATTGCATTAGAAAGTGCTGGACGCGGAGCAACGGTTATTTTGCTTGCTAGAAGCAAAGATAAGCTGGACAAGATTGCTGCTGAGGCGCAGGAACTTTCAGGTGCGTCGGCTTATGCGTTTGCAACCGACATGGGAGAAAGCGACCAGATTGATGCCACTTTTAAGGAAATCGTCAAGGTCGCCAATCACATTGACTATTTAGTCAACAGCGCGGGCTTTGGTAAATTTGCTAATTTTGTTGAAATGGACCGACGTGAGGTTACTTCTATGTTCCAAGTGAATGTTTTGGGCTTGATGTACTTTACCCGTTTAATCGGCCGGGTGATGATGGAACAAAAAACGGGCCAGATAATTAACATTGGCTCAATTGCTGGTAAAATTCCGACAACCAAGTCGGCTGCTTATAGTGCCTCTAAGGCTGCGGTTATTCAATTTTCTAATGTTTTGCGGTTAGAGTTAAAACCGTTTGGCGTTAAAGTGATGACTGTCAATCCTGGGCCGGTTTACACCAATTTCTTTAATATCGCGGACGAAACCGGCAATTATGCTAAGAATGTGTCTGAGTTTATGCTTGATCCCGATGATGTTGCCTGGCAGATTGCCCACTATTTCGGCAGTAATAAGCGTGAATTGGATTTGCCGCTTAGTTTGGCTGTTTTAGCGAAGTTATATAACTTGTTTCCTAAAATTGGGGATTGGTGTTCTTGGAAATTTGCTTCAAGAAAATAG
- a CDS encoding LapA family protein has translation MKDKKRQIKLILGLTLLLLAVIFVVLNTNVVAINFGVFDVKLPLIVVLVMMIIIGVLIGWFLRTDKKE, from the coding sequence ATGAAGGATAAGAAGAGACAAATCAAGCTGATTTTAGGGTTAACACTATTATTGCTTGCGGTAATTTTTGTGGTTTTGAATACTAATGTTGTTGCAATCAATTTTGGCGTGTTCGACGTTAAGCTGCCCCTGATTGTTGTTTTAGTGATGATGATCATCATTGGCGTCCTGATCGGCTGGTTTTTGCGGACCGATAAGAAGGAATAA
- the rpmF gene encoding 50S ribosomal protein L32: MAVPKRHTSKQRKRSRRAHIKLTVPAMHYDATTGEYRLSHRVSPKGYYKGRQVVNETSSDNN, encoded by the coding sequence ATGGCAGTTCCTAAGAGACATACTTCTAAGCAACGGAAACGTTCACGTCGTGCACATATTAAATTGACTGTTCCAGCAATGCATTACGATGCAACTACTGGTGAATACCGTTTAAGTCACCGCGTTTCACCTAAAGGTTATTATAAAGGTCGTCAAGTTGTTAATGAAACAAGCAGCGACAATAATTAA
- a CDS encoding bifunctional UDP-sugar hydrolase/5'-nucleotidase, producing the protein MKLVFLHTSDLHGYVLPTDYQIKNNYQAPFSLSRVNSVIKQEREKYGTENVIVTDAGDFLQGSPLAAYVHENSQDNLVRYANIYNCVGYDARVLGNHDFDFGTDYLKQCLAYANDSFINANIVAERTNLPAFDLAPFKIIEKRGVKVGLIGCTTQYVPNWESKEKLAGLKFVSAYEQVKAVAQKLRSQVDVLAVVYHGGFESDPATGRATQPHNGENEAYRILKEVPGIDMLLTGHQHQRISLVDKGTAIVQSGYRGETVAEVVLDIDDKTKKISAMTTRLIDTREVNPDSEVLHACKDLEWETQVWLDRPIAILDKPAKIKNATAARLHGSPFINLLQQMQLYFTKADISATALMSETAHGFDKQVTMRDLILNYPYSNQLCCVRVTGRELRHVIEHSLAFLTKDQAGKVAFADKYIRPHSLLFNFDLFYPINYQANISRPVGRRLTSLTFHGEEIVADQVYHLAVNNYRAMGGGFYPEYSKDKIEFTLDKDYIQMFQEYLTSGLVNVDDVSNYHFY; encoded by the coding sequence ATGAAGTTAGTTTTTTTGCATACAAGTGATCTTCACGGCTATGTGCTGCCGACGGATTATCAAATAAAAAACAATTATCAAGCTCCTTTTAGTTTGAGCAGGGTGAATTCTGTCATTAAACAGGAACGGGAAAAATATGGCACAGAAAATGTGATTGTCACGGATGCCGGTGATTTTCTCCAAGGTTCACCGTTAGCTGCCTATGTTCACGAGAACAGTCAAGATAACCTTGTGCGTTATGCGAATATTTATAATTGTGTGGGCTACGATGCCCGTGTTTTGGGTAACCATGATTTTGACTTCGGCACGGACTACTTAAAGCAATGTTTGGCTTATGCCAATGATTCTTTTATTAATGCTAATATTGTAGCTGAAAGAACAAATTTACCTGCTTTTGATCTAGCACCGTTTAAAATAATTGAGAAAAGAGGAGTTAAAGTTGGTCTTATTGGCTGCACAACGCAGTATGTTCCCAATTGGGAAAGCAAGGAAAAGCTTGCTGGCCTGAAGTTTGTTTCTGCGTATGAACAGGTGAAAGCAGTTGCCCAAAAATTGCGGTCGCAGGTTGATGTGTTGGCAGTTGTTTATCATGGCGGCTTTGAAAGTGACCCAGCAACGGGAAGAGCGACACAGCCGCATAATGGTGAAAATGAAGCATATCGTATTTTAAAAGAGGTACCTGGAATTGATATGTTGCTCACTGGTCACCAGCATCAACGGATAAGTTTGGTGGATAAAGGAACAGCGATTGTACAGTCCGGATACCGTGGTGAAACGGTTGCTGAAGTGGTTTTAGACATAGATGATAAAACTAAAAAAATTTCAGCGATGACAACGCGGTTAATAGACACCCGAGAAGTTAATCCCGATTCTGAAGTTTTGCATGCTTGTAAAGACCTAGAATGGGAAACACAAGTCTGGCTCGACCGGCCAATTGCTATCTTAGATAAGCCTGCCAAAATTAAGAATGCGACTGCGGCACGCCTCCACGGGTCGCCCTTTATTAATCTGCTTCAGCAGATGCAGCTTTATTTTACCAAGGCAGACATTTCGGCAACGGCGTTAATGAGTGAAACAGCGCATGGCTTTGACAAGCAAGTTACGATGCGCGATCTGATCCTCAATTACCCGTACTCCAATCAGCTATGCTGTGTAAGAGTCACGGGTAGGGAACTGCGGCACGTTATTGAGCACAGTCTGGCGTTTTTAACAAAAGATCAAGCCGGTAAAGTAGCTTTTGCGGATAAGTACATTCGGCCGCACTCGCTTCTGTTTAACTTTGATCTATTTTATCCGATTAATTACCAAGCGAATATTTCACGGCCGGTCGGCCGCCGCTTAACTTCTTTAACTTTTCACGGTGAAGAGATTGTCGCTGACCAGGTATATCACTTAGCGGTTAATAATTACCGGGCAATGGGCGGTGGCTTTTATCCTGAATACAGCAAGGACAAGATAGAATTTACGCTTGATAAAGACTACATTCAGATGTTTCAGGAATATTTGACCTCCGGTCTGGTTAATGTTGATGATGTCAGCAATTATCACTTTTATTAA